One genomic window of Glycine max cultivar Williams 82 chromosome 16, Glycine_max_v4.0, whole genome shotgun sequence includes the following:
- the LOC100779816 gene encoding NAC domain-containing protein 76, producing MDDIVGYGFRPTDEELVKFYLKHKLLDDDPCVHFILDVDLCEVEPWDLPLLLADSAVRFNGREWFFFSPVDYKYSNSKRVNRTTKCGFWKPTGKDRGIRSKDTNNVIGTKKTLVYYQGRVSSGVKSNWVIHEYHAVTFHESQRTFVLCRLMKKPGKTTEGGTDALICDEGGPSRSMVSDYENQATTQGIPSGGTFTGMETTFQGMHLAEKYFSPTQQSPTGIEQEEPSFTNYPFNNAYFRNEDNFMQTPFETKEEDAFLNSIFVDENLVINEESMHAFVNSSTQSESLRRVYCESSDTDAEVVSERDDNIVDVSTMCNEYPNSDGYYSSERFESSHGAVQDSLCLLSTNHEANQETMESILQNNFWGMEQSYCDSTANKPLEINYTEISSSPSTRRRWINQYHPRPDYFTSQKTDEDLRHRGRFQTMQYRM from the exons ATGGATGATATTGTAGGATACGGTTTTCGTCCAACAGATGAAGAGCTTGTGAAGTTCTACCTCAAACACAAGTTGCTCGATGATGATCCCTGTGTCCACTTCATCCTCGACGTTGACCTTTGTGAAGTGGAACCTTGGGACTTACCAT TGTTATTAGCAGATTCAGCTGTGCGATTCAATGGCCGTGAATGGTTCTTCTTCAGTCCTGTCGATTACAAGTATTCAAATAGTAAAAGGGTTAACAGGACAACCAAGTGTGGCTTCTGGAAACCCACTGGAAAAGACCGTGGCATTAGGAGCAAGGACACCAACAATGTCATCGGGACTAAGAAAACTCTAGTTTACTATCAAGGCCGTGTTTCTAGTGGTGTCAAGTCCAATTGGGTTATTCATGAATATCATGCTGTTACCTTTCATGAAAGCCAG AGGACTTTTGTTTTATGTCGCTTGATGAAGAAACCTGGGAAAACAACTGAAGGTGGAACTGATGCACTGATCTGTGATGAAGGGGGGCCCAGTAGAAGCATGGTTTCTGACTATGAAAATCAGGCAACAACACAAGGAATTCCATCT ggagGTACTTTTACAGGAATGGAAACAACCTTTCAGGGAATGCATCTGGCTGAGAAATACTTCTCCCCAACACAACAGTCTCCCACTGGTATTGAGCAGGAAGAACCATCCTTTACAAACTATCCATTTAACAATGCCTATTTTAGAAATGAAGACAACTTTATGCAGACTCCATTTGAAACTAAGGAGGAAGATGCGTTCCtgaattcaatttttgttgATGAGAATTTAGTTATCAATGAAGAAAGTATGCATGCTTTTGTCAATAGCTCCACCCAATCAGAGTCATTGAGAAGGGTATATTGTGAAAGCAGTGATACAGATGCTGAAGTAGTCTCTGAAAGG GATGATAATATTGTTGATGTTTCAACAATGTGCAACGAATATCCTAATTCAGACGGATACTATTCATCAGAAAGGTTTGAATCATCACATGGTGCTGTCCAAGATAGCTTATGTCTTCTATCTACTAACCACGAAGCAAACCAAGAGACAATGGAAAGTATACTCCAAAATAATTTCTGGGGAATGGAGCAATCCTATTGTGACTCTACTGCAAATAAACCTTTGGAGATCAATTATACTGAAATTTCTAGTTCTCCTTCCACTCGGAGGAGATGGATAAATCAGTATCATCCAAGACCAGACTACTTCACATCCCAAAAGACTGATGAAGATCTGAGACACAGAGGAAGGTTTCAAACAATGCAGTATCGCATGTAG